One window of Paenibacillus sp. FSL K6-3182 genomic DNA carries:
- a CDS encoding DHHW family protein translates to MSKKTDHVFVWGFVGVLFAMSLLFFLLPVQAFSDVENRTLQKSPELTWDNLWSKKFADDTENYVTDHFPFRTNWVWTKSVFEQLRLQQENNGIYKGSDGYLFEKFNEPNYKDIDEYTAAVNKFVQNHPNANITFMLAPTSIGLYPERLPWLADAYPQTKVNSFIADQVKGSLSFIDGFEFLEPEAGSSRPLYYKTDHHWTTYGAYLAYVTYAEKMGWTPMAEKDFDIETVTNSFLGSYHTRGQFSGLTPDSIEAYKAKNGIKTDMYVADTDKTLTTMFDSSYLEKKDKYSYFLGGVHALMTLHSELPPKKADKKKLLVIKDSYAHSFLPFLTQHVEDIHVIDIRYYNGNISDYMEANGIEDVLLLFNTTTFIAERNLLKLKY, encoded by the coding sequence TTGAGCAAGAAGACGGACCACGTTTTTGTGTGGGGCTTCGTCGGTGTCCTATTTGCTATGTCGTTATTATTTTTTTTACTGCCCGTACAAGCATTCTCGGACGTTGAGAATCGCACGCTCCAGAAGTCACCTGAGCTGACTTGGGATAATCTTTGGTCTAAGAAGTTTGCCGATGATACGGAAAACTACGTAACCGATCATTTTCCTTTCCGAACCAACTGGGTATGGACGAAGTCTGTATTTGAGCAGCTTCGCCTGCAGCAGGAAAATAACGGCATCTACAAAGGCTCTGACGGCTATTTGTTCGAGAAATTTAATGAACCGAACTATAAAGATATAGATGAATACACTGCTGCGGTGAACAAGTTTGTACAAAACCATCCTAACGCCAACATCACCTTTATGCTTGCTCCGACCTCCATAGGCCTGTATCCAGAACGGCTGCCATGGCTGGCTGATGCTTACCCGCAAACGAAGGTAAACAGCTTTATTGCCGATCAGGTTAAAGGGAGCTTGTCCTTTATCGACGGATTCGAATTTCTAGAGCCTGAAGCCGGCAGCAGCAGACCGCTTTATTACAAAACAGACCACCACTGGACGACTTATGGCGCCTATCTAGCCTATGTTACTTACGCGGAGAAGATGGGCTGGACGCCAATGGCCGAGAAGGATTTCGACATCGAGACCGTTACCAACTCTTTTTTAGGCAGCTATCATACTCGCGGTCAGTTCAGCGGTTTAACACCTGATTCCATTGAAGCCTACAAAGCTAAAAACGGTATTAAAACAGACATGTATGTCGCTGATACGGACAAAACCTTGACGACCATGTTTGATTCGAGCTATTTGGAAAAGAAGGATAAATACTCGTATTTTCTTGGCGGCGTGCACGCTTTAATGACGCTTCACAGCGAACTTCCACCGAAGAAAGCCGATAAGAAGAAGCTGCTCGTCATTAAAGATTCATATGCGCACAGCTTCCTCCCTTTCCTGACGCAGCATGTCGAGGATATCCATGTGATCGACATTCGCTACTATAACGGCAACATTAGTGACTACATGGAAGCCAACGGGATT
- a CDS encoding MBOAT family protein: MVFSSLLFLFLFLPAVLLLYFVSPWRIKNFVLFATSLVFYAWGEPVYIAIMLLSTVTDYSFGLALSNPKRSSLQRKWIVVASVVVNLTLLGYFKYADFLINNVNALLGTQIPLTELALPIGISFYTFQSMSYIIDVYRGTAKAQRNWIDFGTFVALFPQLVAGPIVQYSTIAEQLRHRTVNIELFAEGVRRFIIGLAKKVLLANNIGLLWNTISSTGADTMPALTAWLGIIAFAFQIYFDFSGYSDMAIGLGMMFGFRFNENFNRPYTAQSITDFWRRWHISLSTWFRDYVYIPLGGNRKGPWIQLRNIMIVWLLTGIWHGASWNFLLWGLYFGVVLVFEKWFGLKLLQRMPAWVRHVYALLLILIGWVFFAFDDLGNMGTYFAAMFGANDQPLWNNETLYLLYTNAILLVLLVLASLPKRKLKENRSTRPVLQLGWHALLFFMSVAYLVDATFNPFLYFRF; this comes from the coding sequence ATGGTATTCAGCAGTCTACTTTTCCTATTTCTATTTCTCCCTGCTGTATTGCTGCTGTATTTCGTGTCTCCGTGGCGAATTAAAAACTTTGTTTTGTTCGCCACAAGCCTCGTATTCTACGCATGGGGCGAGCCCGTGTACATCGCAATTATGCTGCTCTCGACGGTTACTGACTACAGCTTCGGACTTGCTCTTAGCAACCCGAAGCGGAGCAGCCTGCAGCGGAAATGGATTGTCGTCGCCTCTGTCGTCGTAAACTTAACCTTGCTTGGTTATTTTAAATACGCTGATTTTCTCATTAACAATGTGAATGCACTATTAGGTACACAAATACCATTAACTGAACTGGCGTTGCCAATCGGTATCTCCTTTTATACTTTTCAATCGATGTCCTACATTATTGATGTTTATAGAGGTACAGCAAAGGCACAACGCAACTGGATTGATTTCGGTACGTTTGTCGCTTTGTTCCCTCAATTGGTCGCAGGACCAATCGTGCAATATTCTACAATTGCGGAGCAATTGCGCCATCGCACAGTGAACATCGAGCTGTTCGCTGAAGGCGTTAGACGATTTATTATCGGTTTAGCGAAAAAGGTGCTGCTCGCAAACAATATCGGACTGTTATGGAACACGATATCAAGCACAGGAGCAGATACGATGCCTGCCTTGACCGCTTGGCTCGGCATTATCGCCTTTGCCTTCCAAATTTATTTTGATTTCAGCGGTTACTCCGATATGGCCATAGGGCTTGGCATGATGTTTGGCTTCCGGTTTAACGAAAACTTTAATCGTCCTTATACGGCGCAAAGCATTACTGATTTTTGGCGCCGCTGGCATATATCGCTCAGCACCTGGTTCCGCGACTATGTGTACATACCGCTTGGCGGCAACCGCAAAGGTCCATGGATACAACTTCGCAACATTATGATCGTATGGCTGCTGACCGGTATTTGGCATGGAGCCAGCTGGAACTTTTTACTTTGGGGCTTATACTTCGGCGTTGTTCTTGTGTTCGAAAAATGGTTTGGACTAAAGCTGCTGCAGCGAATGCCAGCTTGGGTTAGGCATGTGTATGCGCTGCTGCTTATTTTGATCGGCTGGGTATTCTTTGCCTTTGACGATTTAGGTAATATGGGTACTTACTTTGCTGCGATGTTTGGCGCCAATGACCAGCCATTATGGAATAATGAAACTTTATATTTATTGTACACAAATGCGATTTTACTCGTATTATTAGTGCTCGCATCCTTGCCTAAGCGCAAGCTCAAGGAAAACAGAAGTACGCGACCCGTTTTACAGCTTGGCTGGCATGCTTTATTGTTCTTTATGTCCGTTGCTTACTTGGTTGATGCGACGTTTAACCCATTTCTTTACTTCCGTTTTTAA